The genomic segment GATCGCTTCTATCGTGTCGATGCCGCTCGCAACGATAAAGACCAAAGCCAGTTGCACGGCCACGGCTTGGGCCTTGCGATCGTCAAGGCAATTGCCAAGATGCATGGCGGCGGCGTGTTTGCAAATAGCATTGAAGGCGTAACGACGATAGGCTTCAGCATCCCAGCCACAGGCGCGATTACGCATTGATAAGAAACGGGCGACATGGAGCTTGCCTGCGCAATAACGGTAACCGACTACAAACTGGCAAGCTATTGGCAATTGCCGGGCGCCATATGAATAGATAGATTAGCTGCGCGGAGTGCGCTGAGAAAAACCGTACGGAATAATACTGAGGATAGAGGCGAGCCTTGTCTGCGGCACTTGCAGGAAATGGCTGTGGCTGCTTCGTTCCCGACCTGACCAGGTTGACCACGCCACAATGCGCAGGGGCCCGCCGGGGTGAATTGTACCGCATTGCGTCATTGCTGGCAGCGCTTTTTACAGCTTTTTGGAAAGCGCTGCCATTTTTCCTGCTATTTGTATAAAGCTTTTCTCCGAATCCCCTCTACAAGCCGAGCTCTTGCCAGATCTGGTCGACCCGCACCTTCACTTCATCCGTCATGCTGATGGTACGACCCCACTCGCGACTGGTTTCACCCGGCCACTTGTTGGTGGCGTCAATGCCCATCTTGCTGCCGAGACCACTGACCGGTGAGGCGAAGTCGAGATAATCGATAGGCGTGTTATCGACGATTGTGGTATCGCGTATCGGATCGACGCGGGTGGTGATCGCCCAGATCACTTCATTCCAGTCGCGAATGTTGACGTCCTCATCGACCACGACGATGAACTTGGTATACATGAACTGGCGCAGAAAACTCCAGACGCCGAACATCACGCGCTTCGCGTGGCCAGCGTAAGCCTTTTTCATTTGCACCACCGCCATGCGGTAACTGCAACCCTCAGGCGGCAGATAGAAATCGGTGATCTCGGAAAACTGCTTTTGCAGCAAAGGAATGAACACCTCGTTCAGCGCCACGCCAAGTACTGCTGGCTCATCCGGCGGCTTACCTGTATACGTAGAGTGATAGATCGGCGACTTGCGCATCGTGATGCGGTCGATAGTGAACACCGGGAACCAGTCCTGCTCGTTGTAATAACCGGTGTGATCACCGTATGGCCCCTCAAGCGCCATCTCGTAGCCGGACGGATGCGATGGATCGGGATTGATATGCCCTTCCAGTACTATCTCAGCCGAAGCCGGCACCCGCAACTCGCTGCCGATGGCCTTCACCAGCTCGGTCCGGCTGCCGCGCAACAGGCCGGCGAACTGGTATTCAGACAGACTGTCCGGCACCGGCGTCACCGCACCTAATATAGTTGCGGGGTCGGCGCCTAACGCCACCGCTACCGGATACGGCTTGCCGCCCGTGGCAATCGCGTGCTCACGGAAATCCAGCGCGCCGCCGCGATGCGCCAGCCAGCGCATGATGACCTTGTTGCGGCTCAGTACCTGCTGACGATAAATACCGAGATTCTGGCGCTTCTTGTGCGGCCCCTTGGTAATCACCAGCCCCCAGGTAATCAGCGGCGCCACATCGCCCGGCCAGCAGTGCTGGATCGGCAGCCTGGCGAGGTCGACGTCATTGCCTTCCCAGACGATATCCTGGCAAGGCGCCGAACGCTGCTCCTTGGGCGCCATGTCCCACAAGGATTTCACCAGCGTACCGAGGCCGAGAATATCCTTGAAACCCTTGGGCGGCTCTGGCTCTTTCAAGCTTGCTAGCACGTGGCCGATGCGCCGCAATTCGCTGACGTCATCAGCGCCCATGCCCAACGCGACACGGCGCGGAGTGCCGAACAGATTACCTAGCACAGGTATCGAATGTCCGCTTGGATTCTCAAAAAGTAGCGCCGGACCGCCCGCGCGCAGAGTGCGATCGCAGATCTCCGTCATCTCCAAATAGGGCGAAATCGGCGTTGAAATCCGTTTTAGCTCTCCAATTTGTTCTAATTTGACAATAAAATCACGTAAATCTGAATATTTCATGAATTTTTACAATCTTTT from the Collimonas arenae genome contains:
- the ubiD gene encoding 4-hydroxy-3-polyprenylbenzoate decarboxylase — its product is MKYSDLRDFIVKLEQIGELKRISTPISPYLEMTEICDRTLRAGGPALLFENPSGHSIPVLGNLFGTPRRVALGMGADDVSELRRIGHVLASLKEPEPPKGFKDILGLGTLVKSLWDMAPKEQRSAPCQDIVWEGNDVDLARLPIQHCWPGDVAPLITWGLVITKGPHKKRQNLGIYRQQVLSRNKVIMRWLAHRGGALDFREHAIATGGKPYPVAVALGADPATILGAVTPVPDSLSEYQFAGLLRGSRTELVKAIGSELRVPASAEIVLEGHINPDPSHPSGYEMALEGPYGDHTGYYNEQDWFPVFTIDRITMRKSPIYHSTYTGKPPDEPAVLGVALNEVFIPLLQKQFSEITDFYLPPEGCSYRMAVVQMKKAYAGHAKRVMFGVWSFLRQFMYTKFIVVVDEDVNIRDWNEVIWAITTRVDPIRDTTIVDNTPIDYLDFASPVSGLGSKMGIDATNKWPGETSREWGRTISMTDEVKVRVDQIWQELGL